In [Leptolyngbya] sp. PCC 7376, a genomic segment contains:
- a CDS encoding vWA domain-containing protein: MSFSRLFRTAALSLSLALVPWVAIAEEEPTIQLAILLDSSNSMDGLIDQTRSQIWNVVNALTDVRKDGQVPQFEVALYHYGNDSLPSYEGFNRQLTDFTPELDNVSEKLFEIQTNGGQEYSGWVIKSAVNQLNWDEDEADFRAIFIAGNEPFDQGKVGWQEAIALARSEDIIVNTIYCGSAENRERALWAEGAEIASGANFNINQNRQVIVQESPYDEDIRALNDQLNSTYIPYGAEGTRGLNRQIQQDVNAGAAIVTRGSSKGSAYYRNASWDLVDALEEEAVDLETLSDDELPLALQGLTLEEKEGYISEVEAEREEIKAQIRDFTSKREGYIRNLPVNDDRTDTLDYAMIQSLREQLARKGFVLE, from the coding sequence ATGTCTTTCTCTCGCTTATTTCGCACTGCTGCGCTTTCTTTATCGTTAGCCCTTGTTCCTTGGGTGGCGATCGCCGAAGAAGAGCCAACGATTCAATTGGCTATTTTGCTGGATTCCAGTAACAGTATGGATGGTCTGATTGATCAGACTCGCAGCCAAATCTGGAATGTGGTTAATGCTTTAACCGATGTCCGCAAAGATGGGCAAGTTCCCCAGTTTGAGGTGGCACTTTACCACTATGGGAATGATTCTCTGCCTTCCTATGAAGGATTTAATCGGCAGCTGACAGACTTTACGCCTGAGCTCGATAATGTCTCCGAAAAGCTCTTTGAAATTCAGACCAACGGCGGTCAAGAATATAGTGGCTGGGTGATTAAATCTGCCGTCAATCAACTCAATTGGGATGAAGATGAGGCAGATTTCCGGGCAATTTTCATTGCTGGTAATGAACCCTTTGATCAAGGCAAAGTAGGCTGGCAAGAGGCGATCGCCCTTGCGAGATCAGAAGACATTATTGTTAATACGATTTACTGTGGCAGTGCCGAAAATCGTGAGCGGGCATTATGGGCAGAAGGTGCTGAGATTGCGAGTGGTGCCAACTTTAATATCAACCAAAACCGCCAAGTGATTGTGCAAGAATCTCCCTATGACGAGGATATTCGGGCATTAAATGATCAGCTCAACTCCACCTATATTCCCTATGGCGCAGAAGGAACAAGAGGTCTAAATCGCCAAATTCAACAAGACGTTAATGCAGGTGCGGCAATTGTCACCCGTGGCAGCTCAAAGGGTTCAGCATATTATCGCAATGCATCTTGGGATTTAGTGGATGCCCTAGAAGAAGAAGCCGTTGACCTCGAAACTTTGTCTGATGACGAGTTGCCTCTTGCACTTCAAGGTTTAACGCTCGAAGAGAAAGAAGGCTATATCTCTGAAGTTGAGGCGGAACGAGAAGAAATTAAAGCTCAAATTCGTGACTTTACATCGAAGCGCGAAGGATATATTCGTAATCTTCCTGTCAATGATGATCGCACTGACACCCTTGACTACGCGATGATCCAATCCCTCCGAGAGCAGTTAGCTCGTAAAGGATTTGTCCTCGAATAA
- a CDS encoding glycoside hydrolase, translating into MSHPLYIAFIWHQHQPLYKAPDGQYHLPWVRLHGTKDYLDLILLLEKYPRLHQTVNLVPSLMMQLEDYAEGKALDPYLKLALSEVDTLDSDQKWYILEHFFDGNHRTLIDPHPRYSELYQQRQDKGRAWCLENWNGQDFSDLLAWHNLAWIDPLFWDDPEIAAWLKKDRGFTLGDRQRIYSKQREIIKRIIPKHKEMQDNGQLEVTTTPYTHPILPLLADTDAGQVAVPEMALPENRFMWEEDIPRHLNKAKEMYRDRFDREVRGLWPSEQSVSPEVLDPIAAAGFKWICSDEAVLGWSLKHFFHRDEVGNVYEPELMYRPYRLETPSGDLSIVFRDHRLSDLVGFTYAGMDPEAAANDLVGHLEAIARSLRKKQKDPKTTTLEEPYLVTIALDGENCWEFYERDGIPFLTALYEKLSVDRNLELVTVSEFTEKFPPTATIPSKNLHSGSWVDGSFTTWIGDPAKNRAWDLLYKARKTLEDHPEATEITNPEAWESLFAAEGSDWFWWFGEGHSSNQDAMFDQLFREHVAGIYKALNEPVPAEVLQPIEKHDQKQEHMPQSFIHPVIDGVGDEQDWDKAGCIAIGGARGTMHQSSALQKLFYGWDHLNFYLRLDLRRGVKWGEELPSELHLLCFYPGVNCPISPAPIASMPDQEPLNYLFRHHIGINLVTKSMWFEEAIDYGRWCPKVAHTKMAYHECLELAVPWDILGVKPDDHLNLMAILADDGEYHSFVPENQFVTMQVP; encoded by the coding sequence ATCAAACCGTTAACCTCGTTCCATCGCTGATGATGCAGCTAGAGGATTATGCCGAAGGAAAGGCTTTAGACCCTTACCTAAAACTAGCGCTCAGTGAAGTTGATACTTTGGATTCTGACCAGAAATGGTACATCCTTGAACACTTTTTCGATGGGAACCACCGTACCTTAATCGATCCCCATCCCCGTTATTCCGAACTCTATCAACAGCGGCAGGATAAAGGCCGTGCGTGGTGTCTCGAAAATTGGAATGGCCAAGATTTTTCAGATCTTCTCGCTTGGCACAATTTGGCGTGGATTGATCCGCTCTTTTGGGATGATCCAGAGATTGCCGCTTGGCTGAAAAAAGATCGCGGTTTTACCTTAGGCGATCGCCAGCGCATTTATTCCAAACAGCGGGAAATCATTAAGCGCATCATCCCAAAACATAAAGAGATGCAAGATAATGGTCAGCTCGAAGTGACCACAACGCCTTATACTCACCCGATTTTGCCGTTGTTGGCAGATACCGATGCGGGTCAAGTTGCCGTTCCCGAAATGGCATTGCCCGAAAATAGATTTATGTGGGAAGAAGATATCCCACGTCATCTCAATAAAGCCAAAGAAATGTACCGCGATCGCTTTGATCGAGAAGTGCGAGGCTTGTGGCCATCCGAGCAATCTGTTAGCCCAGAAGTGCTCGATCCCATTGCAGCAGCTGGCTTTAAATGGATTTGTTCCGACGAAGCTGTTTTGGGCTGGAGTCTCAAGCATTTCTTCCACCGCGACGAAGTGGGTAATGTTTACGAACCCGAATTGATGTATCGCCCCTATCGCCTCGAAACACCATCGGGAGATTTGTCGATTGTCTTCCGAGATCATCGTTTGTCTGACCTTGTTGGCTTTACTTATGCTGGAATGGATCCAGAAGCCGCAGCCAATGATCTCGTTGGTCACCTAGAGGCGATCGCCCGTAGCCTCCGCAAAAAACAAAAAGATCCCAAGACGACTACTCTCGAAGAACCCTATCTTGTCACCATTGCCCTTGATGGCGAAAACTGTTGGGAATTTTATGAGCGGGATGGCATTCCATTTTTAACCGCGTTGTACGAAAAACTTAGCGTCGATAGAAATCTGGAATTGGTAACTGTTTCCGAATTTACCGAGAAATTCCCGCCCACTGCGACTATTCCTTCAAAAAATCTCCATAGTGGCTCATGGGTCGATGGCAGCTTTACCACTTGGATTGGTGACCCCGCGAAAAACCGCGCTTGGGATCTCCTCTACAAAGCCCGTAAAACCCTTGAAGACCACCCGGAAGCCACTGAAATCACGAATCCTGAGGCTTGGGAATCGCTATTTGCAGCCGAAGGTTCCGACTGGTTTTGGTGGTTTGGTGAAGGCCATTCCTCTAACCAAGATGCAATGTTTGATCAGCTCTTCCGGGAGCACGTTGCTGGCATTTATAAAGCCCTTAATGAACCGGTTCCAGCCGAGGTGTTACAGCCCATTGAGAAGCATGACCAAAAGCAAGAACATATGCCCCAAAGCTTTATTCATCCCGTTATTGATGGCGTGGGTGATGAGCAGGATTGGGACAAAGCTGGTTGTATCGCAATCGGCGGTGCGCGAGGAACAATGCATCAAAGCAGTGCTTTGCAAAAATTGTTTTATGGTTGGGATCACCTGAATTTTTATCTGCGACTCGATTTGCGACGTGGGGTGAAATGGGGTGAAGAACTTCCGTCCGAATTACACCTGCTGTGTTTCTATCCCGGTGTTAATTGCCCGATTAGCCCTGCGCCGATTGCCAGTATGCCGGATCAGGAGCCGTTAAACTATTTATTCCGCCATCACATCGGGATTAATCTTGTGACGAAGTCGATGTGGTTTGAAGAAGCCATTGATTATGGTCGCTGGTGCCCGAAGGTTGCCCATACGAAAATGGCCTATCACGAATGTCTAGAGCTGGCAGTACCTTGGGATATTCTTGGCGTTAAGCCGGATGATCATTTAAATTTGATGGCAATACTGGCCGATGATGGTGAGTATCATAGTTTTGTCCCAGAAAACCAATTTGTGACAATGCAAGTTCCCTAG